The following DNA comes from Rosa rugosa chromosome 5, drRosRugo1.1, whole genome shotgun sequence.
aacagatatatgcaggtttatgttgtatcaagaaaatagaaacaacataaacaaatgatcatctgttgtttctatcaagttcaaacaacagaaaagtagagttcaaatagctctcagacaacagaagtaggtgttgatatgttgattctatcacgttcaaacaacagaaaagtagaggtcaaatagctctcagacaacagaagtatgtgtagatatgttgtttctaccaacttcaaacaacagaacataactaaaacaatggttgaaagtgcaaacaaacaacagaaaaatgagattgaatactacttcagacaacagaaatttgagTAAGACTATATTCTAAGtgacattcaaacaacataaaacaactaaaactgtagttggaaaccaaatctaaccacaagaatcaaaattatctgtagtccaaacaaatctcaaacaacataactcaTGGTATAAATGTTGTTGCGTATGAAATCAGtcaacatataactgtcattgttcttcaaatcagacgacagaagcatcaactaagcttaatattggttcaatcaaacgacagaaacatcaaaaactccgtcatcttacattaactacatcgacagttattttttgaatccgttgatgaagtgaatttccaacaacattaatatgtagtggtatggtgtttcagacgacagatagacttcgattcttcaatattaggtacttcagacgacagaacttaaactgaatctgttgtctgagtagcttataaacgacggagaatatctgtcgtctgaatggcttagagacggcagccacttagacaacagatttttacttcatcagacgacagatatggtctgtcgtctgaagcattttttggcatagtgatagtttcattaatcaatgcttgaaggcagccgcaccagtccttttaaaaaaaaaaatttacaaacaATCATAATAAATCCTACATACATTTATCATCTTAACAAACAATCATAATAAATCCTAAATACATTTATCATCTTAACAAACAATTATCCACCAAAATCATACGTTAATCAACGACAATCGCTTATTCCAATATCAATTATAAAGAGTGTTGTTCTCCTTCATGGCCCGAGTAAGTCAAAATCCCCTCTAAATGTGCAATCTCCCTTTGAAGCAATTCCTGcaattgacaaaagaaaagaagagtaTTTGTAAACTTATAATAGATAGATAAAATAGAATTATGAAAATATGATATGCATATAATTGATAAAAGAAATTAAGAACCTCTCATATCATTACACATCCAATCTCGGGTGCCTATAAGAGTCTCCAAGGTGTCTGCATGTAGACTACTCCGATGGGAGCTCACAACTCTCCCACTCGTGCTAAATCTCGACTCCAAAGCAACGGTGAACAGCAGGATAGCCAAAATATCTCTAACCATGGCTTATAACTTACCCCATTAGCGGCAGTtctacttttaaaaaaaaaaaaaccccaccccattcccacccttgatggggctcgaactcctgacctcttatatatgagaccaaagccttaccaccccaccaaacacacacaccccgGCAATTCTACTTCTTGGTATTAAAGACTATCCCAAATAATCCTCCAACTCTGACTTGAGTTTTTTAGTAGAAACATATAAATCAATGGATGCCAAAGAGTCATCATCGAAATCAAAAGGTATTGAAGGAGAAATGGAAGATTGAGATGAAACTTGACCGAACTGCAAGCTCAGACGATAATGACTTATCAAGTTATGTGCCAAATCTCTAATTCTATAACTTCCGGTGAGTGTCtctctttataaaaaaaaaaaaaaaaaaaaaaaaaagtacttatACCTTGGATCCAACACAGTTGCAACATCCATCATGCCATGAATGATATTCCAATAGTTATCAAATTTCATTCAACAGTTTTTGTGTCATCAACCTCACTTCAAGGTCAAGGTGTTTGAAGTTTAACCAATTATTTATCCCAATTTTAATTTGGCACACATTCACACTACTGCAAACCGACACGTGTCCGTAATTGTAATTCTCATACGCGTATACGGTTTCCTTATACAAGGCGGTGACACTATATACGTACCTATATATAGACAGATTAATCCCAAATTGAAAAATCTCAGAAACCAAACAAACAactcacctctgcaaaattttcccctaaaaccctaaagagCACAACTTTTCCGGCTAGAGAGCTCTCCGATGGCCGCAATCAGTCTCCGGAAGGGCAACACCCGGCTGCCGCCGGAAGTGAACCGGGTCCTGTACGTCCGGAACCTCCCGTTCAACATCTCGAGCGAGGAGATGTACGACATCTTCGGCAAATACGGCGCGATACGGCAGATACGTATAGGTACGAACAAGGACACCAGGGGCACGGCGTACGTGGTGTACGAGGACATCTACGACGCGAAGACGGCGGTGGACCATCTCTCCGGGTTCAACGTGGCGAACCGGTACCTGATCGTGCTGTATTACCAGCAGGCCAAGATGGGGAAGAGGTTTGATCagaggaagaaggaggaggagatcgCTAAGATGCAGGAGAAGT
Coding sequences within:
- the LOC133712543 gene encoding splicing factor 3B subunit 6-like protein → MAAISLRKGNTRLPPEVNRVLYVRNLPFNISSEEMYDIFGKYGAIRQIRIGTNKDTRGTAYVVYEDIYDAKTAVDHLSGFNVANRYLIVLYYQQAKMGKRFDQRKKEEEIAKMQEKYGVSTKDK